The proteins below come from a single Desulfobulbaceae bacterium genomic window:
- a CDS encoding ATP-binding cassette domain-containing protein — MELYIDIKKQLRSRGRSFELNCSFSSKEQFVVLFGASGSGKTTTMRAVAGLERPDAGMIIAGGRTLFDSNTGVNVPARQRNIGYLFQDYALFPHLTVAKNIAFALKPTFWGRLSREAERRVDEFLSLFHLTDLKEAMPSEISGGQRQRVALARALIRKPDLLLLDEPFAALDPNLRSRLRSGLLDIQKHFNIPVLLISHDPEDVDIFAETLVVYDSGSVSTLVENYKKEKASAGQGAIKPWQRPCLA, encoded by the coding sequence ATGGAACTATATATCGACATTAAAAAGCAACTGCGATCCCGGGGACGGAGTTTTGAGTTGAACTGTTCGTTTAGCTCAAAGGAGCAGTTTGTGGTGCTGTTCGGGGCATCGGGTTCTGGCAAGACTACCACAATGCGGGCGGTGGCCGGTCTGGAACGACCCGATGCCGGGATGATAATTGCCGGTGGCCGGACACTCTTCGATTCGAACACGGGGGTTAATGTCCCAGCTAGGCAGCGAAATATCGGTTATCTTTTTCAGGATTACGCCCTGTTCCCGCATTTAACGGTTGCGAAGAACATCGCCTTTGCGCTCAAGCCTACCTTCTGGGGACGGTTGAGCCGTGAGGCGGAGCGGCGTGTTGATGAGTTTCTCTCTCTCTTTCATCTTACTGATCTTAAGGAGGCCATGCCATCGGAGATCTCGGGCGGTCAGCGGCAGCGGGTGGCTCTTGCCCGGGCCTTGATCCGTAAACCTGATCTCCTTCTCTTGGATGAGCCGTTCGCAGCACTTGATCCCAATCTGCGCTCGAGGCTTCGATCTGGACTGCTCGATATCCAAAAGCACTTCAATATCCCGGTGCTGTTGATCAGTCATGATCCGGAAGATGTTGATATCTTTGCTGAAACACTGGTGGTCTATGATTCCGGCAGTGTCAGCACTCTGGTGGAAAATTACAAGAAGGAGAAGGCGTCCGCTGGTCAGGGTGCGATCAAGCCATGGCAGAGACCTTGTTTGGCGTGA
- the modB gene encoding molybdate ABC transporter permease subunit: MTTVESIISPLSLTIKVAVLATAGAMIIGVTAAYLLSRKKFWGRDMLEVMLSLPLVLPPTVLGYYLLVVIGRKGFFGRWLYENFGVSLIFTWQGAVLAAMIVSLPLVFKSAGAAFAAVNKQCEEAAATLGASEVTIFFRVSLPLAWRGILAGSMMAFARAMGEFGATLMVAGNLPGRTQTLSMAVYDAVQAGDFQQANFLVVIITVVSAAILYGSGKLLQTTWR; encoded by the coding sequence ATGACCACTGTTGAAAGTATTATTTCTCCTCTCTCCCTGACGATCAAGGTTGCCGTTCTCGCTACTGCAGGCGCCATGATCATCGGGGTGACGGCGGCGTATTTGTTGAGCCGCAAAAAATTCTGGGGACGGGATATGCTTGAGGTCATGCTTTCCCTGCCACTTGTTTTACCGCCAACGGTGTTGGGCTATTACTTACTGGTGGTGATTGGCAGGAAAGGGTTTTTTGGTCGCTGGCTTTATGAAAACTTTGGGGTTTCACTGATTTTTACCTGGCAGGGTGCGGTGCTGGCGGCGATGATTGTTTCCTTGCCTCTAGTGTTTAAATCTGCCGGGGCCGCGTTTGCTGCGGTTAATAAACAGTGTGAAGAGGCGGCAGCTACCTTGGGGGCATCGGAGGTGACGATTTTCTTCAGGGTCTCATTGCCGTTGGCCTGGCGCGGAATTTTGGCTGGCAGCATGATGGCGTTTGCCCGGGCGATGGGGGAATTCGGCGCAACCTTGATGGTGGCCGGTAATCTTCCAGGCCGGACCCAAACTTTGTCCATGGCGGTGTACGATGCGGTTCAGGCAGGAGATTTTCAGCAGGCAAATTTTCTCGTTGTGATCATTACCGTAGTGAGCGCAGCGATCCTGTATGGGTCGGGAAAGTTATTGCAAACCACATGGAGATAG
- the modA gene encoding molybdate ABC transporter substrate-binding protein: MEKWQKIQTVLWAIGCGVVLLARTVACDSSTPLIVSAAASLTNVMRSLGQDFEQRHPGVTIIFNFGSTGDLVAQMSQGAPVDIFASASVKHMDQAQEKGLIVVQTRKVFAKNVLVLAKPTLGTRALTGISDLTSPQVERIGIGKPETVPAGHYAQETLVAAGIWSAVEGKLIFGSSVRQVLDYLRRGEVDAALIYATDAKVAKEQVKVVVELPGSRILYPVALAKTAQDSQKATLFLDYLATDEAKAILIAHGFLLPESER; the protein is encoded by the coding sequence ATGGAAAAGTGGCAAAAGATTCAAACGGTGTTGTGGGCAATTGGGTGCGGGGTGGTCCTGCTGGCCCGCACTGTGGCTTGCGATTCGTCTACACCGCTCATTGTTTCTGCAGCGGCAAGCCTGACCAATGTCATGCGTTCGTTGGGTCAGGATTTCGAACAACGGCATCCAGGGGTGACGATTATTTTCAACTTCGGCTCGACCGGGGACCTTGTAGCTCAAATGAGTCAAGGGGCTCCGGTGGACATATTTGCCTCGGCCAGTGTCAAACATATGGATCAGGCCCAGGAAAAGGGGCTTATTGTTGTTCAGACCAGGAAAGTCTTTGCCAAGAATGTTCTGGTGCTGGCCAAACCAACCCTTGGCACCAGAGCACTGACCGGGATTTCTGATTTGACCTCACCTCAGGTTGAACGGATTGGGATTGGCAAACCGGAAACCGTGCCTGCTGGGCATTATGCCCAAGAGACGTTGGTTGCGGCAGGGATATGGAGCGCAGTGGAGGGCAAACTGATTTTTGGTAGTTCGGTGCGCCAGGTCCTTGATTATTTGCGGCGCGGGGAGGTGGATGCTGCCTTGATTTATGCCACCGATGCCAAAGTCGCCAAGGAGCAGGTTAAAGTCGTCGTCGAGTTACCCGGCAGCCGGATTCTTTACCCGGTTGCTCTGGCCAAGACGGCCCAGGATAGTCAAAAAGCGACCTTATTCCTTGATTACCTGGCAACGGATGAGGCAAAAGCGATTTTAATCGCTCATGGTTTTTTACTACCGGAAAGTGAAAGATAG